A window of Borrelia hispanica CRI genomic DNA:
ATAAGAGAAGATTAAAAGATGGTCTTTCATTTATTGAATTTAATTATCAGCTTTTACAGTCATATGATTTTTATATGTTAAGTCGTATGAAAAATTGTAAACTTCAAATTGGTGGTGATGATCAGTGGGGGAATATTGTCTCAGGTGTTGATTTGGTTAATAGAAAATCGGGAAGCAAAGTGTTTGGGCTTACATTGCCGCTTATTACAAGAAGTGATGGTAAGAAAATGGGTAAGTCAGAAACAGGAGCTGTTTATCTTGATTCAAAGCTTTATAGTGTTTATGATTTTTATCAGTATTTTAGAAACATTCCAGATTTAGATGTTAAAAAATTTTTATATTTATTTACTTTTTTAGAAGATGAAGAGATTGAACGTATTGCAAGTGTTAAAGGACAATTGTTAAATAATGCAAAAGAGATTTTGGCATTTGAGATAACAAAAATTGTTCATGGTAAAGATGAGGCTTTAAAAGCATCCTCAGCAGCTCAAGCAGCATTTAAAGGAGGTGAAGGGAGATCTGATATTCCTTTTTTTAAATTGGCATTGACTAATTTAGAGGAGAGTATTTTATTAGTTGACTTGATGGTTTTGGCAAAGGTTGTAACGAGTAAGTCAGAGGCTAGGCGACTTATTGATTCTGGTGGAGTTTATATAGATAAAGTAAGGGTAGGAGATCAAAATTATTGCCTTTGTAAGGACAATTTTATCAATGGTGAGATTGAACTTAAAATAGGCAAAAAAAAGATTTTGAGAATTATTTTATAATTGGTGTTTCATGTATAACAGAAGAGCTTTAAATCATTTGTTTTTTAAATCGTTTCTGTTTTTTGTGGAACGTAAGCATCTTTTTTTTACCGAAGAACATATCTTTTATAGTTTAATTAGTGATGATGAAATTAGAGAGTTGCTTAGTTTATGTGCACTTGATTTTTATAGTTTTAATAAAATTTTAGAAGAGTTTTTTACAAAACTTCCTATAAGAAATGCTGATTTTTATGATCATTTTTTCAAAATGAATGATTTATATCAAGAAATAATCGATACGATTTTTTATTATAAAAAACCTTATATATTACAAGAGAAAGATTTGTTATGGGTATTAATTAGGAAAAGAAAAAATACAATTTTAGATGCTTTATTAAAATCGGGTTTTAGTTTAGATATATTTGATAAAATAATGGAGATTTATGACTATTTAGGTTCAAATTTGGATTTAGGTTTTCTTGAAAATGAAAAATTGCTTACAAATGATCTTTTTAATAAAGGGATAGATAAATATGGAGGTTTAAATATTTTTGAGGAAGATTATTTTAAATTAGAACAAGATGATGATTCATTGGATGAGAACAATTTAGTTGATGATTTCTTAGTTAATGTTATTGATAATTTGGATCCAAATTTAGATACAAATCCTTTGATTGGTCGTAAAAAAGAATTATATACATTAATTCAAATAATGCTTCGTAAACATAAAAGTAATCCAATTGTATTTGGAGAGCCTGGGGTTGGAAAGACAATATTGCTTCAAGGACTTGCTTATATGATAAGAGAAGGTCAGGTGCCTCAGGAATTGATTGATTGTGAAGTTTATTCTCTTGATATTGGAAGACTTATATCTGGAACTAGGTATAGGGGAGATCTTGAAGATCGAGTTAACAAACTCTTAGATTTTTTGCATTTTAAAAAAAAGGTAATTCTTTTTATAGATGAAATTCATATGATAGTTGGAGCTGGTGCTACATCTTTTAGTAATATAGATGTTTCAAATTTATTAAAACCTATATTGACTTTGGGTAAAATAAAGTTTATTGGGGCTACTACCAAAAATGAATATAAAAAATTTTTTTTGAAAGACAAAGCTTTACTAAGAAGATTTCATGGCGTAGAACTTAAAGAACCAAGTTTAGAGGATACTTATCATATTTTGAAAGGGGCTAAGGAACAATATGAAAAACATCATCATGTTGAGTATACAGATGAGGCTATATGGATTGCAATTACTATGTCTAAATACATAAAAGATAGAGCTTTACCCGATAAAGCTTTTGATCTATTAGATGGTCTTGGCTCTAAATTTAAACTTGAGGGTAATAAAAAGGTTATAACAGGTGATGATGTTAGAGATTTTGTCAAGTATATGGTTGGAACCAATATTTTTAATTTTGATGATTATGATCAAGATTTACTAATGAATTTGGAACATAAGATAAGATCAAGTATGATAATTGATGAGGATATTTTATCTGAATTGCTTTTGCATATTAAACTTTTAAGAATTAAATTTTTCTTTAAAAATAGTACCCTTGGTATTTTCATTTTAATTGGATCTTCTGATGTAGATAAAAATAAACTTGCGTGTGTTTTATCAGAAGAACTTAATATGCCTAAACTTACTTTGGGAATGAGTGAATATTGTGATTTTGATGGTATTAATCGCTTGATAGGACCAGTATATGGTTCTGAATCTTATGATGAACCCACTAAATTCTTTAGATTTTTAAATAAGTCTTTAAGTTCAATTATTGTTTTGTCAGATTTTGATAAGTCTTCTAAGAGGGTTATAGATTTTTTTTTTGAAGGATTTAATACAGGTAGACTTTTTGATAGTTTTGGTAGAAGTGTAAGTTTGGCAGGTAGCATTATAATCATGGATATTAATATAGAATATAGAGAACTTGATAGTATTGGATTTAAAAATGAAACTGTTGATATCAGAAGTTTATTAGAAAAACGTTTTTCTAATAAACTTCTAGACTTAGTAGATCATGTTTTTTTCTTTAAACCTTTAAGTGAAAGTGATTTTACAAGGGTGATTATTGAAGAGGTGAATAATTTTGTTAAAATACTAAAAAATGAAAAAATCGATCTTTTTTTTGAAGAGGCTGTTATTGGTTATTTTCAAAAACAAATTTATGAGAATGGGCTTGGAATTAGGGGTGTGCGTAAAATTGTGATTAAAGAAATTGGAAGTTTATTGATTGATGATTTGATTTTGAAAAAATTTAAAGAAAATGATAAGATTAGGATTTTTCTAGACGAGACGATTAAGTATGAGTTATTATAATTTCATGGTTATAAGGAGGTATATATGAAAATATCTATCGTAGGAGCAGGGGCTTGGGGTACTGCTGTTGCTAAAGTTTTGGCTGATAAGTTTAAGGATACTGTTTTAATATGGTCTTTTGAGGAAGATGTTAGAGAGAGTATTAATAATAGTCATGAGAATACTAAGTATTTAAAAGGCATTAAATTGCCAGATAATTTGGTTGCAAGTTCTGATTTACTTGATGTTGTAAGTAAATCAGATTATGTTTTTGTTGTAACACCTTCTCTTTATACTTTGAATGTTTTAAATAAATTGAAAAGTATGCTTACTACTAAGAAGTTTAATCTGGCAATACTAACAAAAGGTTTTATAACAATTGATGATAAACCTTGTACTATTGTAGAAGTTGCAGAAGGTGTTTTAAGAGAATATAAGGATGAAATTACTTATATTGCAGGACCAAGTCATGCTGAGGAAGTTGGACTTGGAATTATTACGGGACTTGTTGCTGCTAGTAAGAATAAAGCCAATGCTTTTGAATTTATTAATTTATTTAGTGGTACTTCTATTTCTATGTTTTATAGTTATGATATTCTTGGTGTTCAGGTGGCATCAGCTTTAAAAAATATATTTGCCATTGCCTTTGGGATTTTGGATGAATGTAAAATTAAAGATCCAAATTTGATAGGTAATAATACAGAGTCTTTTTTATTTTCTGTTTCTTTAAATGACATGAAAAATATTGCATTTAAGCTTGGAACTTGCAATGAGGAAACATTTTTGTTTCTAGCTGGTTCTGGAGATTTAGATGTTACGTGTAGGAGTATTTTTGGCAGAAATAGAAGATTTGGTCGTGAAATCGTTGGCAAAAATATTTTGGAGGGATTTAGAGATATAGATGATCTAATAAGTAACATTAATACAATTGGTTATTTGCCTGAAGGATTGATTGCTGCTAGGGAAGTTGCTTTGCTTTTTAAATTTTTAGGTATTAGTTCAGATTATCAAAACTTGGCAATGATAGTATATAAGATTTTAAATAAAGAATTAAAACCAGAGTCAGTTATTGATTATATAAAAAATTTTAAATTTTAAGACCCAAATAGTTGGGTCTATTATTTTTTTTTATTCATCATATATATTATGTTAGTGTAAACATCATCAATTATTGCAAAATTCATTACAATTTCTGTAACTTCGTTTGACTTAATTGCTCCTATGATATTTTTATTTTTTGTTAAATTTTCTCTCTTAACTAAAGAATTACTGTCAACTAATATTTTTATTCTAGTTAAATCTTTAACTACTTGTTTTATATTTGTAATTCCCCCAAAGCATTCTAAAATATGTTCTGATGTTTCTATTGTTTCTTTATTCATTTTGTCATCCTTTAAAGAATGCTTTATAAGCCATATAAGAAGTATATATGTCAAATTTAGAGGTTATTTCAAATGGTGAATGCATGCTAATAACTCCAGGTCCCATATCTATTGTTCTAATGCCATAGTGTGCTAAAAATTTTGCGACAGTTCCTCCTCCACCTTCTTCTACTTTTCCAAGTGTTGCTACTTGCCAAGCTATATTGTTTTTATCTAATAAATTTCTAATATAAGATACAAGTTCAGCATCAGCATCGCTGGCCATAATTTTACCCCCATGACCTGTGTATTTCATTATAGGTATTCCATATCCTAGCTTTGGTGCGTTTTGTTCATCATGTACTTTAAATAGAGGGTTTATTGCTCCGCAAACATCTGCAGATATGCTTTTTGAGTTCCATAATGTTTTGTGTACAATAAGGTTATTATATTCTTCTTGTTTAAGTTTAAATATTATATCTGATACGAAATATTCAAGATATCTTGATTGCAAACCAGTTGAGCCAGTTGAGCCAATCTCTTCTTTATCTACTAAAAAACATATAGCGGTTTTATTTGGTGTTTCTTCTAAATTTAGGATAGCTTCTAGTGATGTATAAGCACAAACTCTATCGTCTTGTCCATAAGCTCCAATGAGTGCTCTGTCAATTCCTACATCTTTTGCTTCTCCTGCTGGTACTATTTCTATTTCTGCTGAAACAAAGTCTTCTTCTGATATATTGTATTTTTCTTTTAATAATGTAAGAGTAGCAAATTTTACTTTTTCTTTGTCTCTAGACTCAATAGGTAGACTTCCAATTATGATTCTTAAATTTTCTCCTTCAATAATATCATCAGCTTTCTTGTCTCTTTGAACTTTTCTGTCAAGGTGTGGTAATATGTCGGGAATTACAAATACAGGATCATCATTATTGTCACCAATGCTAATTTCTACTTGTTCTCCATTTTGTAAAAATATTATTCCTCTTATTGATAGGGGAGTAGATAGCCATTGATATTTTTTGATGCCACCATAATAATTTGTTTTCATCATTGTAAATTCATTTTCTTGAATAATTGGTAATGGTTTAGCATCAAGTCTTGGCGAATCTGTGTGTGAGACAATAAAATGCATTCCATTTTCAATAGGTTCTTTTCCTATAAATACAAGAGCTATGTTTTTGTTGCGAGATGTGTAGAAAATTTTGTCTCCAGCTTTAAGTTCTTTTTTTTGGCAAGCGCTGATGAAGCCTTTTTCTTTTGCTTTTTGTATGGCATAGTTGGTAGCTTCTCGTTCGGTTTTTACTGTACTTAAGAATTTCTTGTATTTTTGAGCAAACTCTAATATATTGTTTTTCTTTTCTTCGTTTAATGACAGCCAAGGATTTTGTTTAGTCATAAAATTCCTCCTCTTAATTACTTATTATAACATTCTAGCATTTGTAATTTGTTATGTATTAATTATTTTGTCAGCCTAATAATGTTTGTGATGTAACTTGAAATCTTTTAATGCATAAAAATTTATGTATTTTTATATTGGTTCTGGTTTATGCCATAAAAATCCTTGACCATAATCTATTCCTATTTCACTAATCTTTTTAAAAATTTCTTCATTAGATACGAATTCAGCGATAATTTTTATTTGTTTTGTATCAGCAATTTCTTTTATTGATTTTATTATTACAAGATCTATTTGACTAGAATTTATTACTTGAATAAAAGAGCCATCTATTTTGATTATGTCTATTGGTAAAATTTTGATGTATGAAAGAGATGTATATCCACTTCCAAAATCATCAAGTGCAAGTTTAATTCCAAAAGTTTTAAGTTCATTGAAATATGTATTGATTAATTCGAAATTTTCTACAATTCCAGTTTCTGTTATTTCTAGGCATATATTTTGAAGTGGAACATGACTTTGAAGAAGGGTTTCTTTTAAAAAGATTCTGAAGTTTTTGGATTTGAGTGAGTATGGTGAAATATTGATTGAGAAGATATGAACACCATTTTTTGTTACAAAGTTTGTATATTCTCTTAATGCTTTAGTAACTACTAATTTATCTACTTCTACAGTTAAATTATATTTATCTATTAAACTAAAGACATGATTATTTGGAATTGGTGTTCCTGTGTAATCAAAAAGTCTTGTTAATATTTCAATTTTAGGTTTTAAATCTTTTTTGAGAGGGGTGATTTTTTGGTAGTATAGACTAAAGAAATCATTTTTTATTGCTTTTATTATGTATTCAAATATTTTATTTTGATTTTTAATAATTATTGTTTCTGGTAATTCATCTTTATATAAAGTAGGCATAGAATCTTTGTATTCATCAGATATTTTTGTTGCTATTTTTAATTTTGAAATTTTTGTTTCTATATCTTCTTTTAAGTTTACTTCTATTATGCCTATATTAAATTTAAGTATTATGAGACCTTCTTTTTTAAGTTCTCTAGAGATAGTTTTTTTTATTTCTTCTGCAATTGAAATTACTCTTTGTTCTCCTCCACTTGTGGATATAATAACTATTAGATTATTGTCTTTTAATCTAAATATATATTCTGAATAGAATGACATTATTCTAGTAGTAATTTTTTTAAGTATTTTTATGTCTAAGTGATCCCTGTTGCCTTTATATTCATATTCTGTGTTTATGTGTAAATCTAAATCAAATAGATATGTTTTTTTAGAAGAATAATCAATTTGGTTTATCAATAACTTTTCAAGTCCTTTAATATTATATAAGTCAGTTTCTTGATCGATTATTTCGAAGTGTGGAATATTTTGTTTAGATTTTAAATCAGATACATCTTTTATTGTAATTAATTTATCAATGTTATTTTGAGCAATTGTACTTATAAATAGATCGACAGTTAATTTTTTGTTATTTTTTACCTTTAAAAGACAATCAGTTATCAGTATATTTTTAAACTCAGGGATATCATTTATGTTATAATTTAGATCTATTTTAGTTTCTTTTTCAAAATCTATGATATCGATATCACTTATTTTGTTTGTTTTACCTTTAATCTTGATTGGTAGTTCAAGTTCTTTACTGCCTTTCTCATTGATATAAATGATGTCATTCTCAGTGTTTGTGATAATGACTATTTCGTGAATAAGCTCAGATAAGTTTAAGAAAAAATCAAGATTGGCATTTTTATTATCATAATAAAATTTTTTCTGTTGTATTAGTTTATTTTTTTCACTCAG
This region includes:
- a CDS encoding PTS transporter subunit EIIB, encoding MNKETIETSEHILECFGGITNIKQVVKDLTRIKILVDSNSLVKRENLTKNKNIIGAIKSNEVTEIVMNFAIIDDVYTNIIYMMNKKK
- the tyrS gene encoding tyrosine--tRNA ligase, yielding MNLALKVLNKRGFLKQCTNLEELSTLMDREKIVFYVGVDATSASLHIGHLIPFMVMIHLQKQGHVPIILIGGGTTKIGDPSGKDSMRKILSKEDIDENVKTISSQLLKIIDLSGGGYILNNAEWLDGINYIEFLREVGIYFSVNRMLSFETYKRRLKDGLSFIEFNYQLLQSYDFYMLSRMKNCKLQIGGDDQWGNIVSGVDLVNRKSGSKVFGLTLPLITRSDGKKMGKSETGAVYLDSKLYSVYDFYQYFRNIPDLDVKKFLYLFTFLEDEEIERIASVKGQLLNNAKEILAFEITKIVHGKDEALKASSAAQAAFKGGEGRSDIPFFKLALTNLEESILLVDLMVLAKVVTSKSEARRLIDSGGVYIDKVRVGDQNYCLCKDNFINGEIELKIGKKKILRIIL
- a CDS encoding NAD(P)H-dependent glycerol-3-phosphate dehydrogenase; amino-acid sequence: MKISIVGAGAWGTAVAKVLADKFKDTVLIWSFEEDVRESINNSHENTKYLKGIKLPDNLVASSDLLDVVSKSDYVFVVTPSLYTLNVLNKLKSMLTTKKFNLAILTKGFITIDDKPCTIVEVAEGVLREYKDEITYIAGPSHAEEVGLGIITGLVAASKNKANAFEFINLFSGTSISMFYSYDILGVQVASALKNIFAIAFGILDECKIKDPNLIGNNTESFLFSVSLNDMKNIAFKLGTCNEETFLFLAGSGDLDVTCRSIFGRNRRFGREIVGKNILEGFRDIDDLISNINTIGYLPEGLIAAREVALLFKFLGISSDYQNLAMIVYKILNKELKPESVIDYIKNFKF
- a CDS encoding aminopeptidase — its product is MTKQNPWLSLNEEKKNNILEFAQKYKKFLSTVKTEREATNYAIQKAKEKGFISACQKKELKAGDKIFYTSRNKNIALVFIGKEPIENGMHFIVSHTDSPRLDAKPLPIIQENEFTMMKTNYYGGIKKYQWLSTPLSIRGIIFLQNGEQVEISIGDNNDDPVFVIPDILPHLDRKVQRDKKADDIIEGENLRIIIGSLPIESRDKEKVKFATLTLLKEKYNISEEDFVSAEIEIVPAGEAKDVGIDRALIGAYGQDDRVCAYTSLEAILNLEETPNKTAICFLVDKEEIGSTGSTGLQSRYLEYFVSDIIFKLKQEEYNNLIVHKTLWNSKSISADVCGAINPLFKVHDEQNAPKLGYGIPIMKYTGHGGKIMASDADAELVSYIRNLLDKNNIAWQVATLGKVEEGGGGTVAKFLAHYGIRTIDMGPGVISMHSPFEITSKFDIYTSYMAYKAFFKG
- a CDS encoding AAA family ATPase, which produces MYNRRALNHLFFKSFLFFVERKHLFFTEEHIFYSLISDDEIRELLSLCALDFYSFNKILEEFFTKLPIRNADFYDHFFKMNDLYQEIIDTIFYYKKPYILQEKDLLWVLIRKRKNTILDALLKSGFSLDIFDKIMEIYDYLGSNLDLGFLENEKLLTNDLFNKGIDKYGGLNIFEEDYFKLEQDDDSLDENNLVDDFLVNVIDNLDPNLDTNPLIGRKKELYTLIQIMLRKHKSNPIVFGEPGVGKTILLQGLAYMIREGQVPQELIDCEVYSLDIGRLISGTRYRGDLEDRVNKLLDFLHFKKKVILFIDEIHMIVGAGATSFSNIDVSNLLKPILTLGKIKFIGATTKNEYKKFFLKDKALLRRFHGVELKEPSLEDTYHILKGAKEQYEKHHHVEYTDEAIWIAITMSKYIKDRALPDKAFDLLDGLGSKFKLEGNKKVITGDDVRDFVKYMVGTNIFNFDDYDQDLLMNLEHKIRSSMIIDEDILSELLLHIKLLRIKFFFKNSTLGIFILIGSSDVDKNKLACVLSEELNMPKLTLGMSEYCDFDGINRLIGPVYGSESYDEPTKFFRFLNKSLSSIIVLSDFDKSSKRVIDFFFEGFNTGRLFDSFGRSVSLAGSIIIMDINIEYRELDSIGFKNETVDIRSLLEKRFSNKLLDLVDHVFFFKPLSESDFTRVIIEEVNNFVKILKNEKIDLFFEEAVIGYFQKQIYENGLGIRGVRKIVIKEIGSLLIDDLILKKFKENDKIRIFLDETIKYELL
- a CDS encoding EAL domain-containing protein gives rise to the protein MRNKNPNAIIISEKAVSDKDIAKIKSIFTISQIIESRKNVSSAYIKQSNIKFAVIYNHKRPIDFSINIANDLKSINNVHSIIINNEYIDESIYRPNYIEILQNIEELSEKNKLIQQKKFYYDNKNANLDFFLNLSELIHEIVIITNTENDIIYINEKGSKELELPIKIKGKTNKISDIDIIDFEKETKIDLNYNINDIPEFKNILITDCLLKVKNNKKLTVDLFISTIAQNNIDKLITIKDVSDLKSKQNIPHFEIIDQETDLYNIKGLEKLLINQIDYSSKKTYLFDLDLHINTEYEYKGNRDHLDIKILKKITTRIMSFYSEYIFRLKDNNLIVIISTSGGEQRVISIAEEIKKTISRELKKEGLIILKFNIGIIEVNLKEDIETKISKLKIATKISDEYKDSMPTLYKDELPETIIIKNQNKIFEYIIKAIKNDFFSLYYQKITPLKKDLKPKIEILTRLFDYTGTPIPNNHVFSLIDKYNLTVEVDKLVVTKALREYTNFVTKNGVHIFSINISPYSLKSKNFRIFLKETLLQSHVPLQNICLEITETGIVENFELINTYFNELKTFGIKLALDDFGSGYTSLSYIKILPIDIIKIDGSFIQVINSSQIDLVIIKSIKEIADTKQIKIIAEFVSNEEIFKKISEIGIDYGQGFLWHKPEPI